The nucleotide sequence TGGAAGTCACCAACGACTACAAGGGCGGCTATTGGGAAGACCAGGGGTACAATTCGTTCAGCGGGAGCTGACGTCCGGCACGCTGCCGTAGGGTGGGCAAAGCGAAGCGTGCCCACCATTCCATCCATCATGAAGAAACGTGGGCACGGCGCTGCGCGCCTTTGCCCACCCTACGGCACCGATTGTTTGGCTGGTCCCACCTTCCGCTGGCACAACGCCGCCACCGCCCCGAGCGCCAGCAGCGCCGCCGAGACGTTTAGCGCGTAACTCAGGCTCCCCAGCGCATCCGTGATGGCGCCGACCACGATCGGTCCCAGCGTCTGGCCGACGCCGAACGAGATCGTCATCGCCGCGATCGCGGTCGGCCACGCCTGCGGCGGATAGTTGAAGCGCACGAAGGCGGTGGTCGAGCCGACCACGGCGAAGAAGGCGACGCCGAACACCAGCGCGGAGACCGCGAGCCATGCCGGCGAATGCCCCAGCATCGGCAGGGCCGCCCCTAACGCGTTGGTGCCGAGGATGATGGCGGTGGCAAGGCCGCCGCGGTCGAGCGCCAGCACACCGCGCCAGGCCCAGGGTGTCGCAAAGGCGCTAAGGCCGATCAGGCTCCAGAACGCCGCCTGCGCCGCGGCCCCGCCGCCGCCGTCGCGCACATAGGCGATCATGAAAGTCATGTAGGCGATGTAGCCGGCGCCGAACAGGAAGTAGCCGGCGAGATAGATCAGCACGGGCCGGATCGCGAAGGCGCCGTGGCCGCCGTCCGAGAACCGCGCGCCGCTTTCGATGCGGATCAGGAACAGCGGCACGGTCATGGCGACGGACAGCAGCGTCAGCGCCCACCACACCATCCACCACGAGCCCGGCCCGAAATATTGCAGTGTGAACGGGGCGATCAGCCCCGAGGCGAGAATGCCGATGCCGGGCCCGGCATAGAACAGGCTCAGCAGGAAATTGGCCCGCTCCGGCCGCGATTGCGCGATCGTCGCGGCCAGCGCGCCGCCGGCGACGAAGCCGGCCGCGGCACCGAAGCCCAGCACGAGGCGCGCCAGGCTCAGCGCGACGAAATTCCCGGTCAGCGCGCAGGTCGCGAGTGCGGCGACGCAGGCCAGGGTTCCGCCGCGGATCGCCGCCGCCCAGCCGATCCGCTGGATCAGCCGGGACGCCACCAGCGCGCCCACGAGGTAGCCGACGGCGTTGATGGTGTTCATGAAACCGGCCGCCGAGTAGGACCAGCCGAGGTCCTCCCGCATGTCGGGCAGCACCAGCGCATAGGCAAAGCGACCGATGCCGAGCCCGACCGTCGCGGCCAGCGACAGGGTCAGGATCAGCCGCGCGGGATGGGCGTCGGGCGGGGGGCGATCAGGCGCGTGCAAGGGATACTCCGGCAGCCGCAGTGTGGCAGGCCCCGCCGGCCTTGCACAGCCGCAGCGCGGCAATGGTGTCTTGCCAAGCGCGCAACGCCGCTCTAGCACTCCGGCCGAATTCGATCTCAGAGGAAACGACCATGGCGACCCACAAATTGCTGCTGCTCCCCGGCGACGGTATCGGCCCCGAGGTGATGGGCGAGGTGAAGCGGCTGATCGACTGGCTCAATTCGGCCGGGATCGCCAAATTCGAGACCGACACCGGCCTCGTCGGCGGCTCCGCCTATGACGCGCACAAGGTGTCGATCTCCGAAGGCGACATGGCCAAGGCCAAGGACGCCGACGCGATCATCTTCGGCGCCGTCGGCGGTCCGAAATGGGATGCCGTTCCTTACGAAGTGCGCCCCGAAGCCGGCCTGCTGCGCCTGCGCAAGGATCTCGGCCTGTTCGCCAACCTCCGTCCCGCCGTGTGCTATCCGGCGCTGGCGGATGCCTCGAGCCTGAAGCGCGAGGCGGTCGAGGGCCTCGACATCGTCATCGTGCGCGAGCTCACCGGCGGCGTCTATTTCGGCGAGCCCAAGACCATCACCGATCTCGGCAATGGCCAGAAGCGCGCCATCGATACCCAGGTCTACGACACCTACGAGATCGAGCGCATCGCCCGCGTCGCCTTCGAGCTTGCCAAGAAGCGCAAGAACAAGGTGACCTCGATGGAGAAGCGCAACGTCATGAAGTCGGGCGTGCTCTGGAACGAGGTCGTCACGCAGGTTCACAAGCGCGAATATGCCGACGTGACGCTCGAGCACCAGCTCGCCGATTCCGGCGGCATGATGCTGGTGAAATGGCCGAAGCAGTTCGACGTCATCGTCACCGACAATCTGTTCGGCGACATGCTCTCCGACATCGCGGCGATGCTGACGGGATCGCTCGGCATGCTGCCCTCGGCCTCGCTCGGCGAAGTCGACGTCAAGAGCAAGAAGCGCAAGGCGCTGTACGAGCCGGTGCACGGCTCGGCGCCTGATATCGCCGGCCAGGGTCTCGCCAATCCGATCGCGATGATCTCGTCCTTCGGCATGGCGCTGCGCTATTCCTTCGACATGGGCGATCTCGCCGACAAGGTCGACGCCGCGATCGCCGCGGTGCTGGCCAGCGGTCTTCGCACCGCCGACATCAAGTCGGAAGGCACCAAGGCCGCCTCGACCACGCAGATGGGCGAAGCGATTCTGAAGGAATTGCAGAAGCTGCACGCGTAAGCGGCGAACACAGCTCTCGTAGGGTGGGCAAAGCGACTTGTCCGGCGTAGCTCGAAGAGCGAAGACGGAAGCGTGCCCACCATTCGGTTGTGATCAGAGAGAGAGGGTGGGCACGGCGCAAGCGCGCCTTTGCCCACCCTGCGGCACTGCCCGGAATCTCAGGAGCCCTCATGGATACGCCCCGCCCCAAGATCGCGGAAACCATCATCCATGAGACGGTGCGCCAGCGCGAGGCGCAGATCGGGCGCCGCTGC is from Bradyrhizobium xenonodulans and encodes:
- a CDS encoding YbfB/YjiJ family MFS transporter gives rise to the protein MHAPDRPPPDAHPARLILTLSLAATVGLGIGRFAYALVLPDMREDLGWSYSAAGFMNTINAVGYLVGALVASRLIQRIGWAAAIRGGTLACVAALATCALTGNFVALSLARLVLGFGAAAGFVAGGALAATIAQSRPERANFLLSLFYAGPGIGILASGLIAPFTLQYFGPGSWWMVWWALTLLSVAMTVPLFLIRIESGARFSDGGHGAFAIRPVLIYLAGYFLFGAGYIAYMTFMIAYVRDGGGGAAAQAAFWSLIGLSAFATPWAWRGVLALDRGGLATAIILGTNALGAALPMLGHSPAWLAVSALVFGVAFFAVVGSTTAFVRFNYPPQAWPTAIAAMTISFGVGQTLGPIVVGAITDALGSLSYALNVSAALLALGAVAALCQRKVGPAKQSVP
- the leuB gene encoding 3-isopropylmalate dehydrogenase — translated: MATHKLLLLPGDGIGPEVMGEVKRLIDWLNSAGIAKFETDTGLVGGSAYDAHKVSISEGDMAKAKDADAIIFGAVGGPKWDAVPYEVRPEAGLLRLRKDLGLFANLRPAVCYPALADASSLKREAVEGLDIVIVRELTGGVYFGEPKTITDLGNGQKRAIDTQVYDTYEIERIARVAFELAKKRKNKVTSMEKRNVMKSGVLWNEVVTQVHKREYADVTLEHQLADSGGMMLVKWPKQFDVIVTDNLFGDMLSDIAAMLTGSLGMLPSASLGEVDVKSKKRKALYEPVHGSAPDIAGQGLANPIAMISSFGMALRYSFDMGDLADKVDAAIAAVLASGLRTADIKSEGTKAASTTQMGEAILKELQKLHA